Proteins encoded by one window of uncultured Draconibacterium sp.:
- a CDS encoding ATP-dependent Clp protease ATP-binding subunit: MDSQFSPRIKDIIGYSREEAIRLGNDYIGQEHLFLGILREGEGTATDILENLGVDLVEVKRLIENKVRTDKDINQKADLIMLKSTEKTLKLIYLEARSFKSATANSGHLLLAILKDNDSLITQLLVELGINYYMVKSQLQDYQQPEAKSDFPDSDDDEPAEGFGKGPSGSSSSKKAAGAKSDTPVLDNFGIDITKLAEENSLDPIVGREKEIERLAQILSRRKKNNPILIGEPGVGKSAIAEGLALRIVSKKVSRILFDKRVVSLDIASIVAGTKYRGQFEERMKAILNELSKVNNVILFIDEIHTIVGAGGATGSLDAANMLKPALARGDIQCIGATTLDEYRQQIEKDGALERRFQKVMVDPTSIDETIEILNNIKERYEDHHNVTFTPAAIESCVKLTARYITDRYLPDKAIDALDEAGSRVHISNINVPDNIVKLEEKIEKTKEDKIAAVKSQNFELAANYRDKEKNLLTLLEDAKEQWEKDLLNHRETVDEHKVAEVVAMMSGVPVQRIAQAEGKRLMNMGQDLKGKVVGQDEAIAKIVKAIQRNRAGLKDPNRPIGTFIFLGPTGVGKTQLAKVLTKYLFDNLDSLIRIDMSEYMEKFAVSRLVGAPPGYVGYEEGGQLTEKVRRKPYSVVLLDEIEKAHPDVFNILLQLMDEGRLTDSLGRNIDFRNTIVIMTSNIGSRQLKDFGRGVGFSTAKTPEEENEHAKYIIQKALKKAFAPEFLNRIDDVVMFNQLEKKHIHSIIDIEIEDLYKRVEALNYKLKISPAAKDFIAEKGYDPQFGARPLKRAIQKYLEDEMAEIIIKASITEGDTISVGFDKKNEKLQMRILTNKKALKE; encoded by the coding sequence ATGGATTCACAATTTTCACCAAGAATTAAAGACATTATTGGATATAGCCGGGAGGAGGCGATTCGTTTGGGGAATGACTACATTGGCCAGGAGCATCTTTTTTTGGGAATTTTAAGAGAAGGCGAAGGTACTGCTACTGATATTCTTGAAAATTTAGGTGTTGATTTGGTCGAGGTTAAACGACTCATTGAAAATAAAGTTCGCACGGATAAAGACATAAATCAGAAAGCCGATTTGATCATGCTGAAATCAACTGAAAAAACATTGAAGTTGATTTATCTTGAAGCTCGGTCGTTTAAAAGTGCGACAGCCAACAGCGGCCATCTTTTGTTAGCTATATTAAAAGATAACGACAGTTTAATAACCCAACTTTTAGTTGAGTTAGGTATTAACTACTATATGGTTAAGTCGCAACTGCAGGATTACCAGCAGCCGGAAGCCAAATCGGATTTCCCGGATAGTGATGATGATGAACCTGCTGAAGGATTTGGGAAAGGCCCCTCAGGAAGTTCGAGTTCTAAAAAAGCAGCCGGAGCAAAGTCAGATACGCCGGTTCTCGACAATTTTGGTATTGATATTACCAAATTGGCAGAAGAAAACAGTCTGGATCCGATTGTTGGCCGGGAAAAAGAAATCGAGCGTCTGGCTCAGATTCTTAGTCGCAGGAAGAAGAACAACCCGATTCTGATTGGAGAGCCTGGTGTTGGTAAATCGGCAATTGCTGAAGGTCTGGCACTTCGTATCGTTAGCAAGAAAGTTTCACGAATTTTATTCGACAAACGTGTTGTTAGCCTTGACATTGCCTCAATTGTTGCCGGTACTAAATATCGCGGACAGTTCGAAGAGCGAATGAAAGCTATTTTGAATGAGCTTTCGAAAGTTAATAACGTAATTTTGTTTATCGACGAGATTCATACCATTGTAGGTGCAGGTGGAGCAACCGGTTCGCTGGATGCTGCGAACATGTTAAAGCCTGCTCTTGCGCGTGGCGACATACAATGTATTGGAGCCACTACACTTGATGAATACCGCCAGCAAATTGAAAAAGATGGTGCTTTAGAACGTCGTTTCCAGAAAGTTATGGTGGACCCAACTTCTATTGATGAGACCATTGAAATTCTGAATAATATTAAGGAGCGTTACGAAGATCATCATAATGTAACATTTACGCCGGCAGCAATTGAAAGCTGTGTAAAACTTACAGCACGATACATTACAGATCGTTATTTGCCCGATAAAGCTATTGATGCTTTAGACGAAGCCGGATCGCGTGTTCATATTTCAAATATCAATGTTCCGGATAATATTGTTAAGCTGGAAGAAAAGATAGAAAAAACAAAAGAAGATAAAATTGCGGCAGTAAAAAGCCAAAATTTTGAACTGGCAGCCAATTATCGCGATAAAGAGAAGAACTTACTGACGCTCTTGGAAGATGCCAAAGAACAGTGGGAAAAAGATCTTTTAAATCATCGTGAAACAGTTGACGAGCACAAAGTTGCTGAAGTTGTCGCAATGATGTCGGGAGTTCCGGTACAACGAATTGCGCAGGCAGAAGGCAAACGTTTGATGAACATGGGACAAGACCTTAAAGGAAAGGTTGTTGGACAAGACGAAGCAATTGCAAAAATTGTTAAGGCGATTCAACGTAACCGTGCAGGTTTGAAAGATCCGAACCGCCCTATTGGAACGTTTATCTTTCTTGGTCCTACCGGTGTTGGAAAAACCCAGCTGGCAAAAGTATTAACCAAGTATTTATTCGACAATCTTGATTCGTTGATTCGAATTGACATGAGTGAGTACATGGAGAAGTTTGCCGTTTCGCGATTGGTTGGAGCGCCTCCGGGATATGTTGGTTACGAAGAAGGTGGACAATTGACTGAAAAAGTCAGAAGAAAACCATATTCGGTTGTGCTGCTTGATGAGATTGAAAAAGCACATCCGGATGTATTTAATATTTTGCTTCAGTTGATGGATGAAGGACGACTGACAGATAGTTTGGGACGTAATATCGATTTCAGAAATACGATCGTTATTATGACTTCAAACATTGGTTCGCGCCAGTTGAAAGACTTCGGTCGAGGTGTTGGATTCTCAACAGCAAAAACGCCTGAAGAAGAAAATGAACATGCAAAATACATCATTCAAAAGGCACTGAAAAAAGCGTTTGCTCCGGAATTCCTCAATCGTATTGATGATGTGGTAATGTTTAACCAACTGGAGAAAAAACATATCCACAGCATTATCGATATTGAAATTGAAGATTTGTACAAGCGTGTTGAAGCACTTAATTACAAATTGAAAATTTCTCCTGCAGCAAAAGACTTTATTGCCGAAAAAGGTTACGATCCGCAATTTGGTGCAAGGCCGCTTAAACGTGCTATCCAGAAATACCTGGAAGATGAAATGGCTGAAATTATTATTAAAGCTTCAATAACTGAAGGTGATACTATTTCGGTAGGTTTTGATAAGAAAAATGAAAAACTGCAGATGCGTATTTTAACTAACAAAAAAGCGTTAAAAGAATAA
- a CDS encoding SpoIIE family protein phosphatase, whose amino-acid sequence MLNKSIAYQLSVYISLAVIGVFITFIGIFFLFNQTLIKESVTNKAMTQSSEVTGSVRRHVVTTSEVAGNIADQVIFYGQQDHIDLFIKSLVEKYSFLNAIFIDIDSTVTDLQYWSYLSYKEGDSVTIVRGDKSYEECIKGQVYFKDLKMQPNGGWSEPYLCERSNSVVVAYCAPIIINSTTNQEIRVGEVICELSLDELNKDVNSLKIGEEGFAFLLSKEGVYITHPRQDWVLNKSIYELSNKVYKGDVSTTSDSILVNAKPGTLIAYPELLNYEKALVYYTPVQQNGWILVSVVPYRELFEPLYMPVLQMLFFSVLGILIIYLTVTYIINRQIKPLSDVTQQLKRFSNLTGPYKDIPENEVIQVAESLNYMKSWYEKYLQTQSDEKKKREQRQEDMRQASEIQHSFIKTVYPAFPDRTDIDLFSTYKPARGVSGDLFDYFFIDDDHLVLTMGDVSGKGVPAAFFMSVAQTTIKTNALEPKANTIVKNVNNELCTSNQHQFFVTLFLGVLNLKTGNLEYCNAAHTPGYILKGNGELVGLDQSHGLPLGLYPDKSYGSANIKMEKNETLILFTDGVTEMLNENDQQYGILRFEENIKSLAGQKPQEMVERLEKSFKIFRGNALQSDDITMLIFSYNKA is encoded by the coding sequence ATGTTAAATAAATCAATCGCTTATCAGTTAAGTGTTTACATCTCTTTAGCAGTAATAGGCGTGTTTATTACCTTCATTGGCATCTTTTTTCTTTTTAATCAAACTCTTATTAAAGAAAGCGTTACAAACAAGGCAATGACACAAAGTTCTGAAGTAACTGGCAGTGTCCGGCGTCATGTTGTTACTACCTCTGAAGTTGCCGGGAATATTGCTGATCAGGTAATTTTCTACGGACAGCAAGATCATATTGATCTTTTCATAAAAAGTTTGGTTGAGAAATATTCTTTCCTGAATGCCATATTTATTGACATTGATTCAACGGTAACCGATTTACAATACTGGAGCTACCTTAGCTATAAGGAAGGCGATTCTGTAACCATTGTAAGAGGTGATAAAAGTTATGAAGAATGCATTAAAGGGCAGGTGTATTTTAAAGATTTGAAAATGCAACCAAACGGTGGCTGGTCGGAGCCTTATTTATGCGAAAGAAGTAATTCGGTGGTGGTTGCTTATTGCGCACCAATTATAATTAACAGTACTACAAATCAAGAGATTCGTGTTGGAGAAGTAATTTGCGAATTATCGCTCGACGAATTGAACAAAGATGTAAACAGCCTGAAAATAGGAGAGGAAGGCTTTGCATTTCTTTTATCAAAAGAAGGAGTATATATCACTCATCCAAGACAAGACTGGGTTTTAAACAAAAGTATTTACGAGCTTTCAAACAAAGTTTACAAAGGAGATGTTTCAACAACATCGGATAGCATTTTAGTAAATGCTAAACCAGGAACCCTAATTGCCTATCCTGAATTATTAAACTACGAAAAGGCTTTGGTTTATTACACACCAGTTCAACAAAATGGATGGATTTTGGTATCTGTTGTTCCATATCGGGAATTATTTGAACCACTTTATATGCCTGTTCTTCAAATGTTATTCTTTTCGGTGTTAGGAATACTTATAATTTATTTAACAGTAACCTACATTATTAACAGGCAGATTAAACCACTTAGTGATGTAACACAGCAATTAAAACGCTTTAGTAATCTAACCGGCCCCTATAAAGACATTCCTGAAAATGAAGTTATCCAGGTTGCAGAAAGTTTAAACTATATGAAATCGTGGTATGAAAAATACCTTCAAACGCAATCGGATGAGAAGAAAAAGCGAGAACAGCGCCAGGAAGATATGAGGCAGGCTTCGGAAATTCAACACAGCTTTATCAAAACGGTTTACCCTGCTTTTCCTGATCGGACAGACATTGATCTTTTTTCCACATATAAACCAGCAAGAGGAGTTAGCGGTGATCTATTCGACTATTTCTTTATTGATGATGATCACCTTGTGTTAACGATGGGAGATGTTTCGGGGAAAGGCGTTCCGGCAGCATTTTTTATGAGTGTGGCACAAACCACTATTAAAACAAATGCGTTAGAGCCCAAAGCCAATACCATTGTAAAGAATGTTAACAATGAACTCTGCACAAGCAATCAACATCAATTTTTTGTAACCCTGTTTTTAGGAGTTTTAAACCTGAAAACGGGCAATTTGGAATATTGTAATGCTGCACATACTCCGGGATACATTTTAAAAGGGAATGGAGAACTCGTAGGATTGGATCAATCGCATGGTCTTCCTCTTGGATTATATCCCGACAAGTCTTATGGTTCAGCAAATATTAAAATGGAAAAAAACGAAACGCTTATTCTATTTACTGATGGAGTTACGGAAATGCTAAATGAAAATGACCAGCAATATGGAATTTTGCGATTTGAAGAAAACATAAAGTCTTTAGCTGGCCAAAAGCCACAAGAGATGGTTGAACGATTGGAGAAAAGCTTTAAGATTTTCAGAGGAAATGCTCTTCAATCTGATGACATAACTATGCTGATATTTAGTTATAACAAGGCATAA
- a CDS encoding PfkB family carbohydrate kinase gives MFVGLTTIDIQYFVDDIPIANTKVKTDMPNILVGGPATNAAVAFAYLNKTATLASPAGLNAFSSFIDQDLNSVGVDHFDLAYGQEFETILATVLTSKNGDRTIVTHNPTEVESTISPQKLIDLVKPQVLLIDGFYPEFSLDCVKICQERKIPVVADCGSWKPQFEKLLNFVDIAICSADFMPPKCKTKEELFSFMKSKNVVSVAISDGELEIEYLSNNKKGRIDVPQAKVKDTLGAGDFLHGAFCYYFLESNDFKAAMQEAAFLASFTCCFEGTRKWLNFDHNA, from the coding sequence TTGTTCGTAGGACTAACTACTATCGATATTCAATATTTTGTCGATGATATTCCAATTGCCAACACCAAAGTAAAAACCGATATGCCGAATATTTTAGTTGGCGGGCCGGCAACCAATGCGGCAGTTGCTTTTGCATATCTTAATAAAACGGCAACACTTGCCAGTCCGGCCGGGTTAAATGCATTTTCTTCTTTTATCGATCAGGATTTGAACAGTGTTGGAGTAGATCATTTCGATCTTGCTTACGGACAGGAATTTGAAACAATTTTAGCCACTGTCTTAACGTCGAAAAATGGTGACAGAACCATTGTTACCCATAATCCAACGGAAGTTGAAAGCACGATTTCACCACAAAAACTAATTGATTTGGTGAAGCCTCAGGTTTTGCTTATTGATGGATTTTATCCCGAATTCAGCCTCGATTGTGTAAAGATTTGCCAGGAACGAAAAATACCTGTAGTTGCCGATTGTGGAAGCTGGAAACCTCAGTTTGAAAAACTGCTTAACTTTGTCGACATTGCCATTTGTTCAGCAGATTTTATGCCGCCAAAATGTAAAACTAAGGAAGAACTTTTTAGTTTTATGAAATCGAAAAATGTGGTCTCGGTTGCAATATCAGATGGCGAACTTGAAATCGAATATTTATCAAATAATAAAAAGGGAAGAATTGACGTGCCACAGGCAAAAGTAAAAGATACTCTTGGTGCCGGAGATTTTCTTCATGGTGCATTTTGTTACTATTTTCTTGAAAGTAACGACTTTAAAGCAGCCATGCAGGAAGCAGCGTTTTTGGCTTCCTTTACCTGTTGTTTTGAGGGAACACGCAAATGGTTAAATTTTGATCATAATGCATGA
- a CDS encoding NAD-dependent protein deacylase: MDLLLKESANIIKKSKFTFSFTGAGISVESGIPPFRGEHGLWNKYDPQVLDLGYFLNNSERSWLYIREIFYDFFAEAKPNQAHRVLAKMESNKLLNAIVTQNIDNLHYEAGSVTVHEFHGNSKKLKCLKCGQVYDAKYIDFENIPPKCAHDGEVLKPDFIFFGEGIPHDAYADSFAAAEKAEVCIIVGSTGEVTPASYVPRTAKQAGTTIIEINPDETIFTSSITDIHLKGKAAETLNQLQEILF, translated from the coding sequence ATGGATCTGCTTCTAAAAGAATCAGCGAACATAATTAAGAAATCAAAATTCACTTTTTCATTTACCGGCGCCGGAATATCTGTAGAAAGCGGGATTCCGCCATTCAGAGGCGAACACGGACTTTGGAACAAATACGATCCGCAGGTGCTTGATTTAGGTTATTTCCTGAATAATTCTGAACGAAGCTGGTTATACATTCGTGAAATATTCTACGATTTTTTTGCCGAAGCAAAGCCCAACCAGGCACATCGGGTACTTGCTAAAATGGAAAGTAACAAGCTGTTAAATGCGATTGTTACCCAAAACATCGATAATTTACATTACGAAGCCGGCAGTGTTACAGTGCATGAGTTTCATGGAAATTCAAAAAAACTAAAGTGTTTAAAATGCGGACAAGTTTATGACGCAAAGTATATTGATTTTGAAAATATTCCGCCCAAATGTGCTCATGATGGCGAGGTATTGAAACCCGACTTTATATTCTTTGGCGAAGGAATTCCGCACGATGCTTATGCCGATTCGTTTGCGGCAGCCGAGAAAGCTGAAGTATGTATTATTGTTGGATCAACCGGAGAAGTTACTCCTGCATCGTATGTGCCACGAACTGCCAAACAGGCCGGGACTACCATTATCGAAATCAACCCGGATGAAACCATTTTCACCTCTTCAATTACCGATATACATTTAAAAGGCAAAGCTGCCGAAACACTTAATCAACTTCAGGAAATATTGTTTTGA
- the fabG gene encoding 3-oxoacyl-[acyl-carrier-protein] reductase: MKLLEGKTAIITGASRGIGKAIAVKYAQEGCDVAFTDLFEDDNMKATEEELKTFGVKAKGYASDASNFEDTDRVVSEIIKEFGRIDVLVNNAGITKDTLLMRMTEDQWDAVINVNLKSVFNFTKAAQRTMLKQRSGSIINLSSVVGVSGNAGQANYSASKAGIIGFTKSVARELGSRGVRSNAIAPGFIITEMTGKIPEEARKAWEASIPLKRGGTPEEVAGVATFLASDLSSYVSGQVITVCGAMNT, translated from the coding sequence ATGAAATTACTTGAAGGAAAAACAGCGATAATTACCGGCGCTTCTCGCGGTATTGGTAAAGCAATTGCTGTAAAGTATGCACAGGAAGGGTGCGATGTTGCCTTTACCGATCTTTTTGAGGATGATAATATGAAAGCCACGGAAGAGGAATTAAAAACTTTTGGTGTAAAAGCTAAAGGTTACGCTTCTGATGCAAGTAATTTTGAGGATACTGACCGGGTAGTAAGCGAAATTATAAAAGAATTTGGCCGTATTGATGTATTGGTAAATAATGCTGGTATTACCAAAGATACTTTACTAATGCGCATGACTGAGGACCAATGGGATGCAGTAATTAACGTTAACCTGAAATCGGTATTTAACTTTACAAAAGCAGCTCAGCGCACCATGTTAAAACAACGTTCTGGCTCAATTATTAACCTGAGTTCGGTTGTTGGTGTTAGCGGAAATGCAGGTCAGGCAAATTACTCGGCATCAAAAGCCGGTATTATAGGATTTACCAAGTCGGTAGCGCGCGAACTGGGTTCTCGTGGTGTGCGTTCAAATGCCATCGCGCCAGGATTTATCATTACCGAAATGACCGGAAAAATCCCTGAAGAGGCTCGTAAAGCCTGGGAAGCTTCAATACCTTTAAAAAGAGGTGGCACTCCAGAGGAAGTTGCTGGTGTTGCAACATTCCTTGCATCCGACTTATCGTCGTATGTAAGTGGCCAGGTTATTACTGTTTGCGGAGCTATGAACACTTAA
- a CDS encoding tetratricopeptide repeat protein, which produces MKKTIILLALVICSSAVFAQKGKVTSAQNLKDTGKLDKALEAIKEATDPANDKAEKSIPWPKTWEVRGEIYQAIFASQDESVKALSDDPLTIALESYKKALELDEKDKFSKSVKIKLTLLTNDLTNQAVEAFNNNDFELALKSFEQILEVEDIPVVKEDDPGAVDTVILFNSGLAAYNAQNYKKAVQYYGEAAKHGYNGARTYALISDSYIQMQDTANALAAVQEGFEKYPDDNGVLTSMIDLYMKIGKNEEALKYLDMAIEQDPNNVTYYFAKGALYEKFGEEENAVAAYEKASEVDPTFFNSYYNLGALYYNKGVKQIEVANAVPANENEKYEAELKKADVWFEKALPYMEKCRELNPEDEMTLESLKNLYYRMKNMDKYNEILEILGQ; this is translated from the coding sequence ATGAAAAAAACTATTATTCTTCTAGCCTTGGTAATTTGCAGTTCTGCTGTATTTGCGCAGAAAGGGAAAGTTACCAGTGCACAGAACCTTAAAGACACCGGCAAATTAGATAAAGCATTGGAAGCTATCAAAGAAGCAACCGATCCGGCCAATGATAAAGCCGAAAAGTCGATTCCATGGCCAAAAACATGGGAAGTTAGGGGGGAAATTTATCAGGCAATTTTTGCCAGCCAGGACGAAAGCGTAAAAGCGTTGAGCGATGATCCACTTACAATAGCTTTAGAGTCGTACAAAAAGGCACTTGAATTAGATGAAAAAGACAAATTTTCGAAAAGTGTGAAAATTAAATTAACACTTCTAACTAACGATTTAACTAATCAGGCAGTTGAAGCATTTAATAACAACGATTTCGAACTTGCATTAAAATCTTTTGAACAAATTTTGGAAGTTGAAGATATTCCGGTTGTAAAAGAAGACGATCCTGGTGCTGTTGACACAGTAATTTTATTCAACTCAGGTTTAGCAGCTTACAATGCTCAGAACTATAAAAAAGCAGTACAGTATTATGGAGAAGCTGCGAAACATGGATATAATGGTGCGAGAACATATGCACTGATTTCTGATTCGTACATTCAAATGCAAGATACTGCTAATGCATTGGCTGCAGTTCAGGAAGGATTTGAGAAATATCCCGATGACAATGGTGTTTTAACCAGTATGATTGACCTATATATGAAAATAGGTAAAAACGAGGAAGCGTTGAAATACCTTGACATGGCAATTGAGCAAGATCCTAACAATGTGACATATTACTTTGCAAAAGGTGCTCTATATGAAAAATTTGGCGAAGAAGAAAATGCCGTAGCAGCTTATGAGAAAGCCTCTGAAGTTGATCCTACATTTTTCAACTCATATTATAATTTGGGAGCTCTTTATTACAATAAAGGTGTAAAACAAATTGAAGTTGCGAATGCAGTTCCGGCTAACGAAAACGAAAAGTACGAAGCAGAATTAAAGAAAGCTGATGTATGGTTTGAAAAAGCGTTACCTTACATGGAAAAATGCCGCGAATTAAACCCTGAAGATGAAATGACTTTAGAGTCATTAAAGAACCTGTATTACCGTATGAAGAATATGGATAAATACAATGAGATTCTTGAAATCTTAGGACAATAA
- the gyrA gene encoding DNA gyrase subunit A, giving the protein MTEGEKIIRINIEEQMKSAYIDYSMSVIVSRALPDVRDGFKPVHRRVLFGMHELGILSNRPYKKSARIVGEVLGKYHPHGDSSVYFTMVRMAQNWSLRYPMVDGQGNFGSVDGDSPAAMRYTEARMSKISEETLADLDKNTVDFQPNFDESLGEPTVLPTKIPQLLVNGASGIAVGMATNMAPHNLSDVIDATIAYVENNDIEMEELIDIVKAPDFPTGGIIYGYQGVKDAYETGKGRIVIRGKAHIENEGGREKIVVTEIPYMVNRAEMIQKTADLVNEKKIEGISNVNDESDREGMRVVYDLKRDAMSNVVLNKLYKYTQLQTSFSVNSIALVHGRPKILNLKDLIRHFVDHRHEVVTRRTQYELEQAEKRAHILEGLIIASDNIDEVIAIIRGSSTPEEARNRLIERFELSDIQARAIVEMRLRQLTGLEQDKLRKEYEEIMAQIEHYKAILADVNLRMAIIKEELQEVKDKYGDERRTEIVPNAEEFNPEDFYADEEMVITISHLGYIKRTPLTEFRTQGRGGIGSKGSTTRDEDFLEHIIIASMHNTLLLFTEKGKCYWLKVYEIPEGTRASKGRAIQNMLNIEPDDKVLTFIKVKTLADQEFINNNYIILATKKGIIKKTTLEAYSRPRQNGVNAITIKEGDQLLEARLTNGSSEVMLAVRSGKAIRFNESIVRAIGRTASGVRGITLGHENDEVIGMVCVMDENEDILVVAENGYGKRSKIDDYRVTNRGGKGVKTMNITEKTGELVAIKSVSDDNDLMIITHKGITIRLAVSTISVLGRATQGVKVINLREDDHIASVARVSIEEEADEATENEAENIDNEQNNLEQE; this is encoded by the coding sequence ATGACAGAAGGTGAAAAAATTATCAGAATAAACATTGAGGAGCAGATGAAATCTGCCTATATTGATTATTCCATGTCGGTAATTGTTTCGCGTGCACTACCAGATGTACGCGATGGTTTTAAACCGGTACACCGCCGGGTTTTATTTGGCATGCACGAATTAGGAATTCTTTCTAATCGTCCATATAAAAAATCAGCCAGGATTGTTGGGGAAGTACTTGGTAAGTACCACCCACACGGCGACTCTTCAGTTTATTTTACCATGGTACGTATGGCTCAAAACTGGTCGTTACGATATCCGATGGTTGACGGACAGGGAAACTTTGGTTCTGTTGATGGTGACAGTCCGGCAGCAATGCGTTACACTGAAGCACGAATGTCGAAGATTTCGGAAGAAACTTTAGCTGATTTAGATAAAAATACAGTTGATTTTCAACCAAACTTCGACGAATCGTTGGGTGAACCAACAGTATTGCCAACAAAAATACCTCAGTTACTGGTAAATGGAGCTTCGGGGATTGCAGTTGGTATGGCAACAAACATGGCCCCTCACAACCTGAGTGATGTTATTGATGCTACCATTGCTTACGTTGAGAATAACGACATTGAGATGGAAGAACTCATCGATATTGTTAAGGCCCCGGACTTCCCAACAGGAGGAATCATTTACGGTTATCAAGGTGTTAAAGATGCCTACGAAACCGGTAAAGGCCGTATTGTTATCAGAGGTAAAGCACACATTGAAAACGAAGGTGGTCGTGAGAAAATAGTTGTAACAGAAATTCCATATATGGTTAACCGTGCAGAAATGATTCAAAAAACTGCCGACCTGGTTAACGAAAAGAAAATTGAAGGAATTTCGAATGTGAACGATGAGTCGGACCGCGAAGGAATGAGAGTGGTTTACGATTTAAAACGCGATGCAATGAGCAACGTTGTTTTAAATAAATTGTATAAATACACGCAATTACAAACTTCGTTTAGTGTTAACAGCATTGCACTGGTGCATGGTCGTCCAAAAATACTGAATCTAAAAGATCTGATCAGACACTTTGTAGATCACCGTCATGAGGTTGTTACACGCAGGACCCAATACGAATTAGAGCAAGCAGAGAAACGTGCCCACATTCTGGAAGGTTTAATAATTGCAAGCGACAATATTGATGAAGTAATTGCAATTATACGTGGATCTTCAACTCCGGAAGAAGCAAGAAACAGATTAATTGAACGCTTCGAATTGTCTGATATCCAGGCACGTGCAATTGTTGAAATGCGTTTGCGTCAGTTAACCGGCCTTGAACAAGACAAACTTCGTAAGGAATATGAGGAAATAATGGCGCAGATCGAACATTATAAAGCTATTCTTGCCGATGTCAATTTACGAATGGCCATTATAAAAGAAGAACTTCAGGAAGTAAAAGATAAATATGGCGATGAACGTCGAACAGAAATTGTTCCTAACGCCGAAGAATTTAATCCTGAAGATTTTTATGCTGATGAAGAAATGGTGATTACTATTTCGCATTTAGGATACATAAAACGTACGCCACTTACCGAATTCAGAACCCAGGGCAGGGGAGGAATTGGCTCGAAAGGAAGTACAACTCGTGATGAAGATTTCTTAGAGCATATAATCATTGCTTCAATGCACAATACATTGTTACTTTTCACTGAAAAAGGAAAGTGTTACTGGTTGAAGGTTTATGAAATTCCTGAAGGAACAAGAGCGTCAAAAGGTCGTGCAATTCAGAATATGCTGAATATTGAACCGGATGATAAAGTGTTGACATTTATAAAAGTTAAAACGCTTGCAGATCAAGAATTTATTAATAATAACTACATAATTCTTGCTACTAAAAAGGGAATTATCAAAAAGACTACTTTAGAGGCTTATTCTCGTCCGCGTCAAAACGGAGTGAATGCAATTACTATTAAAGAAGGCGATCAATTGTTAGAGGCACGTTTAACAAATGGTAGCAGCGAAGTTATGCTGGCAGTTCGTTCCGGAAAGGCAATTCGCTTTAACGAAAGTATTGTTCGAGCTATTGGTAGAACAGCTTCCGGGGTGCGAGGAATTACACTTGGTCACGAGAACGACGAAGTAATTGGTATGGTTTGTGTGATGGATGAGAATGAAGATATCCTGGTAGTTGCCGAAAATGGATATGGAAAACGTTCTAAAATTGATGATTACCGTGTAACAAACCGTGGTGGAAAAGGTGTTAAAACCATGAATATCACTGAAAAAACGGGTGAATTGGTAGCCATTAAAAGCGTATCTGATGATAATGATTTGATGATTATCACGCACAAAGGAATTACTATTCGTCTGGCTGTTAGCACCATCTCTGTATTGGGAAGAGCTACACAGGGAGTTAAGGTTATAAACCTAAGAGAAGATGACCATATTGCATCAGTTGCACGTGTAAGCATTGAGGAAGAGGCAGATGAAGCTACTGAGAATGAAGCTGAAAATATTGATAATGAACAAAATAACTTAGAACAAGAATAA